The region ACATAATAAAGTACGAGGTGAATAAAAAATTAAACGAGCTTCCCGATTATACGGGGCATATTGACGACGTGGACCTGCATATATACCGCGGGGCATATGCAATTAACGGGGTGGAAATTAAGAAAAGGAACGGAAAAGTAGCGGTCCCTTTCTTTTCGGCGGGAACAATGGAGTTCAGCGTGGAATGGAAACAGCTCTTTCGCGGCCATCTGGTTGCAAAAGTATATATATACCACCCGATGGTTAACTTTGTACAGGGACCCACCAAAGAACAGAGCCAGACAACAGCCGACAGCAGATGGCAGGATAAGGTTAAGGACCTCTTCCCCCTTAAAATAAATACATTTAAGATTGATGACGGGGAGATCCATTTCCGCAATCCCTACAGCGATCCCAAGGTGGACGTATACATAAGTAACCTGCAGGTGCTGGCAACAAACCTAACAAACAGCCTGAAAGTAGCTAAAACACTCGCTTCAGACGTGAATGCCTCGGGTAATGTAATGGGAACGGGTAGATTTAAGGTGGGAGTTAAGCTGGACCCGTTTAGAAAGGATCCGACCTTTGACCTCGATATGCAGGTTACTACGGTACCTCTTGTAAAACTTAACGATTTTCTGAAGGCTTATGCAAAATTCGACGTGCATAAGGGCACTTTCAGCATGTACAGCGAAGTGGTTGCAAGGGACGGCAAGTATGAGGGCTACCTTAAGCCGCTTCTTAAGGATGTGGAAGTGGTCAAATGGAAAGAAGACATTAAAAAACCGTTTTTTGAGCTGGTCTGGAAGGTTGTTGTAGGTGCCGTAAAGGACATATTCACCAATCCCCCAAAAGAGCAGGTGGCAACAAGGGTGCCTTTCAGCGGAAGCTTTGAAAAAACTGAGGTGGGAATCTGGACCACAATCTGGGAGCTCATAAAAAACGCCTTCATACAGGCCCTCATGCCCGGCCTCGACAGAACAATTTCCATGAAGGATGTCTCCAGCAAAAAATGAAAAATAGTCCAATGTCCGGGATCCGCACTGACCTTGGACATTGGACCTTGGACTTTGGTCTCGTAAATCCTGCCGGATTTTCTTATATTTACTTTCTTTAATAACAAAAATTAATGAGCGAAGAGTTATATGACCTCAGCAGAAATCAGACAACAGTTTTTGGACTTTTTTGAAAGCAAAGGGCACCGCATCATTCCCAGCGCTCCCGTTGTACCCTTTGACGACCCGACACTGCTTTTTGCAAATGCCGGAATGAACCAGTTCAAGGACGTATTCCTGGGCCTGGGCACCAGGGAATACAAACGCGCCGCCGATACACAGAAGTGCATCAGGGTCAGCGGAAAACATAACGACCTCGAGGAAGTAGGCCACGATACATACCACCATACATTTTTTGAGATGCTGGGTAACTGGTCCTTCGGCGACTATTATAAAAAAGAAGCCATCAAATGGGCGTGGGAACTCTTAACCGAAGTCTGGAAGCTCCCGAAGGAAAGGCTCTGGGCAACTGTATACAAGACCGACGACGAGGCCCGCACGATCTGGCAGTCTGAGACCGACATTAACCCCAGCCACATACTGCCATTTGCAGAAAAGGACAATTTCTGGGAAATGGGGGAGACAGGCCCTTGCGGCCCCTGCTCTGAAATTCATATAAACTTAAGCGACGACTACGAAAACCCGAAGTACGTCAACGCCGGTGTGCCGGAGTGCATTGAGATCTGGAACCTTGTCTTCATTCAGTATAACAGGAACAGCGATGGCGAGCTTCAGGACCTTCCGGCCAGGCACGTCGATACAGGAATGGGCTTTGAAAGGATCTGTGCCGTTCTGCAGAAAAAAGGCTCCAACTACGACACCGACGTCTTCGCGCCTATTATAAATAAAATTGCTGAAATGGCGGGAGTAAAATACGACTCTGAGGAGCACAGGATCCCGATGAGGGTAATTGCCGACCACGTAAGAACGCTTTCTTTCGCAATTGCCGACGGCGCCGTGCCGGGTAACGACGGGCGCGGATACGTCTTAAGAAGAATTTTAAGAAGAGCCGCGCGCTACGGACGGAAGCTCAGACTTAATAAGCCCTTTATCTATGAGCTTGTTGACGTATTGGCTCAGCACATGTCAAACGTTTTCCCCGAGCTTAAACAGAAGCAGCAGCACATTGAAAAGATCATTAAGGCTGAGGAAGAAAGCTTCAACACAACGCTCGACAGGGGAATTGAGCTCTTTGAAAAAATTGCCGAGAAGGTTACGTCCTCAGGCGGAAAAACAATTTCGGGCGAAGACCTCTTCATGCTTTACGACACATACGGTTTCCCGGTGGATCTTACAAACGTAATGGCAAAGGAAAGAAATCTTTCCATTGATGAAGACCGCTTTAATGTTTTAATGGATGAGCAGCGCACGCGCGCAAGGGAATCCACAAAGGATAAGTTTGCTTCCGTAAGCGCTCTTATTAACGACGTTGAATCCTTCGAAATAGATGAAAGCGAAAAGCCGGAGTTCGTGGGATACGAAAGCCTTTACGTGGATGCCAAGATTATAGGTCACAGAAAAGAAGGCAACAGCGAACTTGTAATACTTGACCGCACACCATTTTACGTGGAGTCGGGCGGACAGATAAGCGACGTGGGCTGGCTGGAGTTTCCGGATAAAAACCGCAGACTGGAAGTGGACAACGTTTCAAAGGTTTATAACATGATCGTCCACGCGCTTGATGCCAGTGAAATTGATTTCCCTATTGAAAAGGGAATGCGCGTAAGAGCCGTTGTGGATCAGGACAGAAGGTGGGACATAATGAGAAACCATTCGGCTACACACCTTCTTCATGCGGCACTCCGCAAGGTCTTAGGTGAGCACGTTCGCCAGGCAGGTTCATACGTAGGACCCGACCGTTTAAGATTTGACTTTGCGCATTACTCAAAGCTTACTGAAGAAGAGATTAAGCAGATCGAGACGATTGTAAACGAGCAGATAAGAAAGAACATCCGTCACCTTCCGCACAGGGCAATCCCATTTGAGGAAGCAAAGAAGATGGGAGCCTTAATGTTCTTCGGCGACAAGTACGGCGACCGCGTGAACGTTGTGGAATTTGAAGGCGCGAGCATGGAATTCTGCGGCGGCACTCATGTAACAAATACGGCTGAGATCGGAATGTTCAAGATCGTAAGCGAAGCCTCGGTTGCAAGCGGCATAAGAAGAATTGAAGCCGTTACGGGTAAAGGCGTTGAAGAATATATTCGTCAACAGGAAGAGAACATTAAAAAAGAAGAAGAGAAGATCTCGCTTCTAATAGAAGAAAAGAAGAAGCTTGAAAAAGAGCTCGCTGAAATCAGTTTTAAGGCAAAGCTTGGTAAACTGGCCAGCGTACTTAATTCACCCTTGGAAGTTGACGGCATAAGGCTCTTCAAGGGAAGAGTTGAGGCTTCCAACATGGATGAGTTAAAAGGCTTTGGAGACGAGCTGCGTGAAAAAATGAAAGATGCCGTTGGAGTATTGATTAGTGAGATGGACGGCAAAGTAGGCATCGTTTGTGTAGTTTCAGACAGCCTTATTAAGGAGAAGAAACTTGCAGCAGGCAAGATTGTAGGTGAGCTTGCAAAGCTCGTTGGCGGAGGCGGAGGCGGCCGTCCTCACCTGGCAACCGCAGGCGGCAAGGATATAACCAAAATTGACGAAGCCCTGAAGCAGACGAACGAAATAATAAAAAAGATGCTCTAGTCCCGCTTCTCAAAACACAAATACAATTAGCTCCGCTTTAACATCAGTTAGGGCGGAGCTTTTTTTATAACTCCCCCCAGCCATATGCATCAACACAGTTAAGAACCAAATGGAAAAATCTGTAATGTATGTTTAAGGCCGGCAGCAGGATGTTTTCCTGGACGAAAAGAATGTAGGTCTCTATTTCAATCGCAAACTTTTCACCCTCATTTCCACACCCAGTCAAAATGTTGGCTATGCATTCTCAGGGAAGAAGCATTTTATATTTGCAATGAAAAACTATAGTTGATTTTGGATTACTTTTTGACTTCGAATCAATTTCCACTGCTCCAGGTTTACATTATTTATAATTCAATTCGTGGTATAAATGCCAATTGACAAAATATTTATTTTTCTTTAACTTGAGTCCTAAATATATTATTGACCCTCACTTGTCAGGACTATTTGTCTGTTTATCTATCCAAATACTTATGCCTATGAATTGAAATCTGTTTATTTATTGGGTAACCAGCTCCTGACATCCTTCTATCTTGAAAAACTGAGAAATTAAGCTCATTAAAATAAATTTTAAGAAACCTGAAATCTTATTTGGCTTATAATCTTTTTATTGTAGAATGTCTGAAGGAATTTATCATGTTCAATACAGTTTTCTTCTCCGGCACAGTAAGTCTAAGAAAACAGTTTGCAATCAAATATCTTCTATTTATCCTTTTATTCGTATCACTATCCTCATGCGAAAAATCCAACCCTCTTCGTTCAGATCCTGTATCAAATGGACCTGTTGCCAATCTGTTTTCATTAAAGCCGGGGAATAAATGGAAATATATAACATATGAATATTTCTTTGGCAAAGAACGAATTCTAGACACACTTACGGTTGAAATAACCAAAGAAGTAACTTATAATTTCAATGAAAAGACTTATACAGCCGCTGTCAAGCAAAATAGATTAGGGCAGATTGCAGAAGATTGTAAATGGCTTTATTCCAATGGGGAAAATGGCGTATACCAATGCGGGGGAATTTCCAGCGCAGATACAGTATTCAAAAGAGATTTAATTTATAAAAATCCTGTAAATAAGGGTGAATCATGGCCAGTTCCATCTCTTGTTTACGATCCCTTTAATCAGAAGTTTTTTATTGAAGAAATTCTTAACTATGACTGTTATTCCACTAATGACACCTTAGAAACTCCGGCCGGAACTTTTGCATGCACGGTTTACCACTACAAGCGTCACCCTGATAATGATGTACTGGAATATTGGGAGTA is a window of Ignavibacteria bacterium DNA encoding:
- a CDS encoding DUF748 domain-containing protein gives rise to the protein MSILSKISRTTLIVVIVIVVLLVALRIALPHIIKYEVNKKLNELPDYTGHIDDVDLHIYRGAYAINGVEIKKRNGKVAVPFFSAGTMEFSVEWKQLFRGHLVAKVYIYHPMVNFVQGPTKEQSQTTADSRWQDKVKDLFPLKINTFKIDDGEIHFRNPYSDPKVDVYISNLQVLATNLTNSLKVAKTLASDVNASGNVMGTGRFKVGVKLDPFRKDPTFDLDMQVTTVPLVKLNDFLKAYAKFDVHKGTFSMYSEVVARDGKYEGYLKPLLKDVEVVKWKEDIKKPFFELVWKVVVGAVKDIFTNPPKEQVATRVPFSGSFEKTEVGIWTTIWELIKNAFIQALMPGLDRTISMKDVSSKK
- the alaS gene encoding alanine--tRNA ligase, whose translation is MTSAEIRQQFLDFFESKGHRIIPSAPVVPFDDPTLLFANAGMNQFKDVFLGLGTREYKRAADTQKCIRVSGKHNDLEEVGHDTYHHTFFEMLGNWSFGDYYKKEAIKWAWELLTEVWKLPKERLWATVYKTDDEARTIWQSETDINPSHILPFAEKDNFWEMGETGPCGPCSEIHINLSDDYENPKYVNAGVPECIEIWNLVFIQYNRNSDGELQDLPARHVDTGMGFERICAVLQKKGSNYDTDVFAPIINKIAEMAGVKYDSEEHRIPMRVIADHVRTLSFAIADGAVPGNDGRGYVLRRILRRAARYGRKLRLNKPFIYELVDVLAQHMSNVFPELKQKQQHIEKIIKAEEESFNTTLDRGIELFEKIAEKVTSSGGKTISGEDLFMLYDTYGFPVDLTNVMAKERNLSIDEDRFNVLMDEQRTRARESTKDKFASVSALINDVESFEIDESEKPEFVGYESLYVDAKIIGHRKEGNSELVILDRTPFYVESGGQISDVGWLEFPDKNRRLEVDNVSKVYNMIVHALDASEIDFPIEKGMRVRAVVDQDRRWDIMRNHSATHLLHAALRKVLGEHVRQAGSYVGPDRLRFDFAHYSKLTEEEIKQIETIVNEQIRKNIRHLPHRAIPFEEAKKMGALMFFGDKYGDRVNVVEFEGASMEFCGGTHVTNTAEIGMFKIVSEASVASGIRRIEAVTGKGVEEYIRQQEENIKKEEEKISLLIEEKKKLEKELAEISFKAKLGKLASVLNSPLEVDGIRLFKGRVEASNMDELKGFGDELREKMKDAVGVLISEMDGKVGIVCVVSDSLIKEKKLAAGKIVGELAKLVGGGGGGRPHLATAGGKDITKIDEALKQTNEIIKKML